A stretch of Helicobacter pylori oki112 DNA encodes these proteins:
- a CDS encoding acetyl-CoA C-acetyltransferase, whose translation MNEVVVVAAKRSAVGSFLGSLKSVGAREMGAVVLKDALKASGLKPSDVDSVILGNVLSAGLGQNIARQIQLDAGIPNDRNAFSVNMVCGSSMKAIQLAHDSIMLGRDEVVVCGGVENMSAAPYLSFDMRDGKRMGNANMIDSMIHDGLWDAFNDYHMGITADNVAQAYHISREEQDAFALQSQRKARVAINAGKFQEEITPIEIANKKGVVVFKEDEYPRETTLESLAKLKPAFKKDGSVTAGNSSGINDGASIIILCSAQKAQKLGLRTMAAIKGFGLGGCSPDIMGICPSIAIKNNLKNVKMNLNDINLFELNEAFAAQSIAVLKELELNPNIVNVNGGAIAIGHPIGASGARILVTLLHEMKRSAHSVGCASLCVGGGQGLSVVVEQK comes from the coding sequence ATGAATGAAGTGGTTGTAGTGGCGGCAAAACGAAGCGCAGTGGGGAGTTTTTTAGGCTCTCTAAAGAGCGTGGGTGCTAGAGAAATGGGCGCTGTCGTGCTTAAAGACGCTTTGAAGGCGAGCGGTCTTAAGCCTAGCGATGTGGATTCTGTCATTTTAGGCAATGTTTTATCCGCTGGTTTGGGTCAAAATATCGCCAGACAGATCCAACTGGACGCTGGCATACCGAATGATAGGAACGCTTTTAGCGTCAATATGGTTTGTGGATCGTCTATGAAAGCCATTCAATTAGCGCATGACAGCATCATGCTTGGGCGCGATGAGGTGGTGGTGTGCGGTGGCGTGGAGAATATGAGTGCAGCCCCCTATTTGTCGTTTGACATGCGAGATGGGAAAAGAATGGGGAATGCGAACATGATAGATTCCATGATCCATGACGGATTATGGGATGCGTTCAATGATTACCACATGGGGATCACCGCTGATAATGTCGCTCAAGCATACCACATCAGCCGAGAAGAGCAAGATGCTTTCGCGCTCCAATCGCAACGCAAAGCAAGAGTCGCCATTAATGCAGGGAAATTCCAAGAAGAGATCACGCCCATTGAAATAGCGAATAAAAAAGGCGTGGTTGTTTTTAAAGAAGACGAATACCCTAGAGAAACGACGCTAGAATCCCTTGCAAAGCTCAAACCCGCTTTCAAAAAAGACGGATCGGTAACGGCAGGAAATTCATCAGGGATCAATGATGGCGCGAGTATTATCATTTTATGCAGTGCTCAAAAAGCGCAAAAATTGGGCTTAAGAACAATGGCGGCTATCAAGGGGTTTGGTTTGGGTGGTTGCAGTCCGGATATAATGGGGATATGCCCTAGCATCGCTATTAAAAACAATCTTAAAAATGTCAAAATGAATCTCAATGACATCAATCTTTTTGAACTCAATGAAGCTTTCGCCGCGCAAAGCATAGCCGTATTAAAAGAGCTTGAATTAAACCCTAATATCGTGAATGTGAATGGAGGCGCGATAGCTATTGGCCACCCTATTGGTGCAAGCGGCGCTAGGATTTTAGTAACTTTATTGCATGAAATGAAAAGAAGCGCTCATAGCGTGGGTTGCGCGTCATTGTGTGTGGGTGGCGGACAAGGGCTATCAGTAGTAGTGGAACAA